The proteins below are encoded in one region of Aquisphaera giovannonii:
- the modB gene encoding molybdate ABC transporter permease subunit, giving the protein MIDLGPLRLSLMVATAATGLIVAVGLPVALLLARARFPFKELLAGVLVLPLVLPPTVLGYLLLLLLGRRGTLGGWLEQSIGVVLVFHRSGAVLASAVAAFPLFLLPARGAFEAVDPALEDVARLLGRGELSVLRSVTLPLAWRGLASGTILAFARALGDFGATMMVAGNIPGETQTAALAIYDAVQAGEPLRAAVLAACISTISIAALAAVQLASPRRRTSP; this is encoded by the coding sequence ATGATCGACCTGGGGCCGCTCCGGCTCTCGCTCATGGTCGCGACGGCCGCCACGGGCCTGATCGTCGCGGTCGGACTGCCCGTCGCCCTGCTCCTCGCCCGCGCCCGGTTCCCCTTCAAGGAGCTCTTGGCCGGCGTGCTCGTCCTGCCGCTCGTGCTGCCCCCCACGGTCCTCGGCTACCTGCTGCTCCTCCTCCTGGGCCGCCGGGGCACGCTCGGCGGATGGCTGGAGCAGTCGATCGGCGTCGTCCTCGTCTTCCACCGGTCGGGCGCGGTGCTCGCGTCGGCGGTGGCGGCCTTCCCCCTGTTCCTGCTGCCGGCCCGCGGCGCCTTCGAGGCCGTCGATCCCGCGCTCGAGGACGTCGCCCGGCTCCTCGGCCGGGGCGAGCTCTCGGTCCTCCGGTCGGTCACGCTGCCCCTGGCCTGGCGGGGGCTGGCCTCCGGGACCATCCTCGCCTTCGCCCGGGCGCTCGGCGATTTCGGGGCCACGATGATGGTCGCCGGCAACATCCCGGGCGAGACCCAGACCGCCGCGCTGGCCATCTACGACGCCGTCCAGGCGGGCGAGCCGCTCCGCGCGGCCGTGCTCGCGGCCTGCATCTCGACGATCTCGATCGCCGCGCTCGCCGCCGTCCAGCTCGCCTCGCCGCGGCGGAGGACGTCCCCGTGA
- a CDS encoding molybdenum ABC transporter ATP-binding protein — MSDDAAGLDVRLVRRLRDGLTVDVAFRLGPEIAVLFGPSASGKTSILRLITGLLRPDGGHVRLGGEALFDAGRGIDLPLRRRRIGMIFQDDLLFPHLRVGDNIGFGLAGSGSPARRARIGEVAALCGVEHLLDRRPAMLSGGERQRVGLARALAPRPRLLLCDEPVSALDVAGRHVLLDRLRAVQRSEAIPVLYVTHSPAEAVGLGTHLILLRRGTIAAEGPPLEVLTGAAAALGPIQLDGVRNALAATIEGHEAPQGSTRLRLMGGPPLIVPHVSAPVGAAVTVTVRSDDILLARGPVAGLSAQNLIPGTVERIAPHGAEAEVLVRTGAVAWIVSIVLPVVEQLGLSPGVDVHMIIKARSCRVDHPADAAGE; from the coding sequence GTGAGCGACGACGCCGCGGGCCTGGACGTCCGCCTGGTCCGCCGGCTCCGGGACGGCCTCACGGTGGACGTCGCCTTCCGGCTCGGCCCGGAGATCGCCGTGCTGTTCGGCCCGTCGGCCTCCGGCAAGACCTCGATCCTCCGCCTCATCACCGGCCTGCTCCGCCCGGACGGGGGCCACGTCCGCCTCGGCGGCGAGGCCCTCTTCGACGCGGGCCGGGGCATCGACCTCCCGCTCCGCCGCCGTCGCATCGGCATGATCTTCCAGGACGACCTGCTCTTCCCGCACCTCCGCGTCGGCGACAACATCGGCTTCGGCCTCGCCGGGAGCGGCTCGCCGGCGAGGCGGGCCAGGATCGGCGAGGTCGCCGCCCTCTGCGGCGTGGAGCACCTCCTCGACCGCCGCCCCGCGATGCTCTCCGGCGGCGAGCGCCAGCGGGTCGGCCTGGCGAGGGCCCTCGCGCCCCGGCCCCGGCTCCTGCTCTGCGACGAGCCCGTCTCGGCACTCGACGTCGCCGGCCGGCACGTCCTCCTCGACCGCCTCCGGGCCGTGCAGCGGAGCGAGGCGATCCCCGTCCTCTACGTCACGCACAGCCCGGCGGAGGCCGTCGGCCTGGGCACCCACCTGATCCTCCTCCGCCGCGGCACGATCGCCGCCGAGGGCCCGCCCCTGGAGGTCCTGACCGGCGCCGCGGCGGCCCTGGGCCCGATCCAACTGGACGGCGTCCGGAACGCCCTGGCCGCGACCATCGAGGGCCACGAGGCGCCCCAGGGCTCAACTCGGCTGCGCCTGATGGGCGGCCCCCCGCTGATCGTCCCACACGTCTCCGCCCCCGTGGGTGCCGCCGTCACCGTGACCGTCCGATCCGACGACATCCTCCTCGCCCGCGGCCCCGTCGCCGGCCTGAGCGCCCAGAACCTCATCCCCGGCACCGTCGAGCGCATCGCCCCCCACGGCGCCGAGGCCGAGGTCCTCGTCCGCACCGGCGCCGTCGCCTGGATCGTCAGCATCGTCCTCCCCGTCGTGGAGCAGCTCGGGCTCTCGCCCGGCGTGGACGTCCACATGATCATCAAGGCACGTAGCTGCCGCGTCGATCACCCCGCCGACGCCGCCGGCGAGTGA
- a CDS encoding serine/threonine-protein kinase produces the protein MPHPDDQVEATSPGWVASEESRPDSFAARRRIAEATPEERRCESRDLLRGRLFAATLVMAVGLATLVIRDLFFPRFLRQSVVHAATLAWLTLLLLALWSRLRLDFGRLRGIEVLAFGSVVACLVASQSLGFHGHLSRQTLDAAELRVLFKASIIGVLILIFTYTIFIPNSARRAAAFIVPMAFSPLVAPLLLGLTVPAFRQVSEEARTLDKLVENSLYLLLGAATAIYGASVINACRGDADDARRLSQYRLKEKLGSGGMGEVYYAVHRLLKRPCAIKLIREDLVRRPNILARFELEVRATAKLSHWNTVEIYDYGRDVDGSLFYVMEYLPGLSLQELVQRHGPLPAARVIYLMRQACDALHEAHRAGLVHRDLKPPNIFAAYRGARYDVTKLLDFGLVKPIKGGDSPLITKEGMVTGSPLYMAPEQVSRSAPIDGRTDLYALGAVAYFCLTGQPPFVDSNSMAVMIAQVRDPAKPPSEIRQGIPADLEEVVLRCLEKEPDARYQDADSLGRALEACRDARGWSPEDAEAWWLANQPLEDPERPSAPHAPSPGVPTEELTRAEASGVTLQAAAVEDRASPERRG, from the coding sequence ATGCCGCATCCCGACGACCAGGTTGAGGCAACGTCGCCCGGCTGGGTGGCCTCCGAGGAGAGCCGGCCCGACAGCTTCGCCGCCCGCCGCCGCATCGCGGAGGCGACGCCGGAGGAGCGCCGGTGCGAGTCCCGGGACCTGCTCCGGGGGCGGCTCTTCGCCGCCACGCTGGTGATGGCCGTCGGCCTCGCCACCCTCGTGATCCGGGACCTCTTCTTCCCGAGGTTCCTCCGCCAGTCCGTCGTCCACGCGGCCACCCTGGCCTGGCTGACCCTGCTCCTGCTGGCGCTCTGGAGCCGCCTGAGGCTGGACTTCGGCCGGCTGCGCGGCATCGAGGTCCTCGCCTTCGGGTCCGTGGTGGCCTGCCTGGTCGCCAGCCAGTCGCTGGGCTTCCACGGGCACCTGAGCCGCCAGACGCTCGACGCCGCCGAGCTGCGCGTGCTGTTCAAGGCCAGCATCATCGGCGTCCTGATCCTCATCTTCACCTACACGATCTTCATCCCCAACTCGGCCCGGCGCGCGGCCGCGTTCATCGTCCCGATGGCCTTCTCGCCCCTCGTCGCCCCGCTGCTGCTGGGCCTCACGGTGCCCGCCTTCCGGCAGGTCTCCGAGGAGGCCCGCACCCTCGACAAGCTCGTCGAGAATTCCCTCTACCTGCTTCTCGGCGCAGCCACCGCGATCTATGGGGCCTCGGTCATCAACGCCTGCCGAGGCGACGCCGACGACGCCAGGCGGCTGAGCCAGTACCGGCTCAAGGAGAAGCTCGGCTCCGGCGGCATGGGCGAGGTCTACTACGCCGTCCACCGGCTGCTCAAGCGCCCCTGCGCCATCAAGCTGATCCGCGAGGACCTCGTGAGGAGGCCCAACATCCTCGCCCGCTTCGAGCTGGAGGTCCGGGCCACGGCCAAGCTGTCCCACTGGAACACGGTGGAGATCTACGACTACGGCCGCGACGTCGACGGCTCGCTCTTCTACGTGATGGAGTACCTGCCGGGCCTCAGCCTCCAGGAGCTCGTCCAGCGGCACGGCCCGCTGCCGGCGGCCCGCGTGATCTACCTCATGAGGCAGGCCTGCGACGCCCTCCACGAGGCCCACCGCGCCGGGCTGGTCCACCGCGACCTCAAGCCCCCCAACATCTTCGCGGCCTACCGGGGCGCCCGATACGACGTCACCAAGCTGCTCGACTTCGGGCTGGTCAAGCCGATCAAGGGCGGCGATTCGCCCCTGATCACGAAGGAAGGCATGGTCACCGGCTCCCCGCTGTACATGGCCCCGGAGCAGGTCTCCAGGTCGGCCCCCATCGACGGCCGGACCGACCTCTATGCCCTCGGCGCCGTGGCCTATTTCTGCCTGACGGGCCAGCCCCCGTTCGTGGATTCGAACTCCATGGCCGTGATGATCGCCCAGGTCAGGGATCCCGCGAAGCCGCCGTCCGAGATTCGCCAGGGCATCCCGGCCGACCTCGAGGAGGTCGTGCTCCGCTGCCTCGAGAAGGAGCCCGACGCCCGCTACCAGGACGCGGACAGCCTGGGGCGGGCCCTCGAGGCCTGCCGCGACGCCCGCGGCTGGTCTCCCGAGGACGCCGAGGCCTGGTGGCTCGCCAACCAGCCGCTCGAGGACCCCGAACGGCCCTCCGCCCCCCACGCCCCGAGCCCCGGCGTGCCGACCGAGGAGCTGACCCGCGCCGAGGCCTCCGGCGTGACCCTCCAGGCGGCCGCCGTCGAGGATCGGGCCTCGCCGGAGCGACGCGGATGA
- a CDS encoding transporter, with translation MVTAQSLCPQYAIEVSLKTYLPVLVTFGFSVVGVVGDYLLKLASEREEPLRSPWFYVGFAVYASTAFGWVYVMRHLKLATIGVVYSVSMILLLTGIGTLAFREPLSAPEILGILMAVGSLVLLIRFA, from the coding sequence GTGGTGACTGCCCAATCGCTCTGCCCTCAATACGCCATCGAGGTGTCATTGAAGACGTACCTGCCGGTCCTCGTCACGTTCGGCTTCAGCGTCGTCGGGGTGGTCGGCGATTACCTGCTGAAGCTCGCCAGCGAGCGGGAAGAGCCCTTGCGATCGCCCTGGTTCTACGTCGGTTTCGCCGTCTATGCCTCCACGGCCTTCGGTTGGGTCTACGTGATGCGGCACCTCAAGCTCGCGACGATCGGCGTCGTGTACTCCGTCTCGATGATCCTGCTGCTGACCGGCATCGGCACGCTCGCCTTCCGCGAACCGCTGAGCGCGCCGGAGATCCTCGGCATCCTGATGGCCGTCGGCTCGCTCGTCCTGCTGATCCGCTTCGCCTGA
- a CDS encoding spinster family MFS transporter, with translation MHRSPAEVPSESLPRRTFLPTLGGAGFALAILFSMNLLNYIDRYSFFAVATQVKRDLKIDDSWYGYLGGSFMIVYTIISPIMGWLGDRYNRRVLLATGVGIWSVATVGTAFSTDVSHMFFWRALLGVGEASYGVIAPALIADLFPVSKRGRAMGIYYLALPIGTALGFMVAGYVATHWGWRHVFYVVGLPGLVAAFAGLTILDPGRGASEGKSFSPKADRPRMGDYLNLFKTKTFVYNTLGMAAATFATGAYAAWGSTFYQRVRGMSLADANLWIGILLALAGLIGIALSTFVTDLLRKRTRRAYMLLPALTVLASVPLGILGILEPQRTPALAFLFFASILMAMVLGPSNTVTANVVPANQRAAGYALFIFLIHVLGDIGSPILLGWISDLFGSDAIMTSPLGTFLESIGAGPKPDENGLMTNLTVAMLAVGPVLILGGILFLIGSRYLPEDMDRIAAEGGPAPEAGGFGH, from the coding sequence ATGCATCGATCTCCCGCGGAAGTCCCCAGCGAGTCACTCCCGAGAAGGACGTTCCTGCCGACCCTCGGCGGGGCGGGCTTCGCGCTGGCGATCCTGTTCTCGATGAACCTGCTGAACTACATCGATCGCTATTCGTTCTTCGCCGTGGCGACGCAGGTCAAGCGCGACCTGAAGATCGACGACTCCTGGTACGGCTACCTCGGCGGCTCGTTCATGATCGTCTACACGATCATCTCGCCGATCATGGGCTGGCTCGGAGATCGGTACAACCGCCGGGTCCTGCTGGCGACCGGGGTCGGGATCTGGAGCGTCGCGACGGTCGGCACCGCGTTCTCCACCGACGTGAGCCACATGTTCTTCTGGCGGGCCCTGCTCGGCGTCGGCGAGGCGAGCTACGGCGTCATCGCCCCGGCGCTCATCGCGGACCTCTTCCCGGTCTCGAAACGCGGCCGGGCCATGGGCATCTACTACCTGGCCCTGCCGATCGGCACGGCGCTCGGGTTCATGGTCGCCGGCTACGTGGCCACCCACTGGGGCTGGCGGCACGTCTTCTACGTCGTCGGCCTGCCGGGCCTCGTCGCGGCCTTCGCCGGGCTGACGATCCTGGACCCGGGCCGGGGCGCGTCCGAGGGCAAGTCCTTCTCCCCGAAGGCCGACCGGCCCAGGATGGGCGACTACCTGAACCTCTTCAAGACGAAGACCTTCGTCTACAACACGCTCGGCATGGCCGCCGCTACCTTCGCGACCGGCGCGTATGCGGCCTGGGGCTCCACGTTCTACCAGCGCGTCCGCGGCATGAGCCTCGCCGATGCCAATCTGTGGATCGGCATCCTGCTGGCGCTGGCCGGCCTGATCGGCATCGCCCTGAGCACCTTCGTGACGGACCTCCTCCGCAAGCGGACGCGGCGGGCCTACATGCTCCTGCCGGCGCTGACGGTGCTGGCCTCCGTCCCCCTGGGAATCCTGGGCATCCTCGAGCCCCAACGGACCCCGGCGCTCGCCTTCCTCTTCTTCGCCTCGATCCTGATGGCGATGGTCCTGGGCCCGTCGAATACGGTCACGGCCAACGTCGTCCCGGCCAACCAGCGGGCGGCCGGCTACGCCCTGTTCATCTTCCTGATCCACGTCCTAGGCGACATCGGCTCGCCCATCCTCCTGGGCTGGATCTCCGACCTCTTCGGCTCCGACGCCATCATGACGTCCCCCCTGGGCACGTTCCTGGAGTCCATCGGCGCGGGGCCGAAGCCGGACGAGAACGGGCTGATGACGAACCTGACGGTCGCCATGCTCGCCGTCGGCCCGGTCCTGATCCTGGGCGGCATCCTCTTCCTGATCGGCTCCCGCTACCTCCCCGAGGACATGGACCGGATCGCCGCCGAGGGCGGGCCCGCGCCGGAAGCCGGCGGGTTCGGGCATTGA